A genomic window from Archocentrus centrarchus isolate MPI-CPG fArcCen1 chromosome 2, fArcCen1, whole genome shotgun sequence includes:
- the LOC115792508 gene encoding N-lysine methyltransferase KMT5A-A-like, which yields MSKRRARVSPEAEAIQFILSGSDKPCLKVQWVSDYKGRGVFASTPIEKGSFVAEYRGELISKYERDKRHKKYTEKQNAFLFDFKWNSDVWCIDASHEDDSFGRLVNDAHISPNCKMKKLIVHGKPHLCLFAFENIQAESEITYNYGDALWSWRALTPSVEIPTQPSGEPQMSGSSISSFQQVGTHF from the exons ATGTCAAAAAGAAGAGCCAGAGTTAGTCCTGAAGCTGAGGctattcagtttattttatctGGAAGTGACAAGCCTTGTCTGAAGGTTCAATGGGTCAGTGACTATAAAG GGCGTGGTGTATTTGCTTCTACACCAATTGAAAAGGGATCCTTTGTTGCTGAGTACCGTGGGGAGTTGATCTCAAAATATGAACGGGACAAGAGACACAAGAAGTACACTGAGAAGCAAAATGCATTCTTGTTTGATTTTAAGTGGAACAGTGATGTATGGTG CATTGATGCCTCCCATGAAGATGACTCTTTTGGCCGGTTGGTTAATGATGCCCATATATCCCCaaactgcaaaatgaaaaaGCTGATTGTCCACGGTAAACCTCatctttgcttgtttgcttttgaAAACATCCAAGCAGAGAGTGAAATAACATATAACTATGGAGACGCTCTGTGGTCATGGCGAGCTTTG acaccaagtgtagagatcccgactcagccttcaggagagccacaaATGAGCGGGTCATCCATTTCATCCTTTCAACAGGTTGGTACACAtttctag